Proteins from one Planctomyces sp. SH-PL62 genomic window:
- a CDS encoding DUF362 domain-containing protein: MKPARTRREFLNLAGASLLIPMLDSPLRAAAPAPCSPVGIGRCKSYEPAAVLRELEALMDRIGGLRQVVAGKTVAVKVNLVGNVREDTLGKAANRTYQVHPSVVLATAALLDRAGARRIRFLESTHQKQDFEPYLHAAGWDLNAITATKTPVEFEDTRNLGKGKKYHEVKVPWGGSLFPAYHVNHSYVDCDVYISLAKLKNHATAGVTLGMKNNFGVTPIALYGQNEADENSTSSRAMFHDGKGRPADGLPQEIAPDSPRRPTFRVPRHTVDAVGIRPIDLVILDGIESCSGGEGPWVPGGLKVQEPGLLIAGRNPVCTDSVATAVMGYDPMAASGTGPFPGDNHLALAAALGLGSNDPRQIEVVGLSLQEARHPYGWEPRERNA, from the coding sequence ATGAAGCCCGCTCGCACTCGCCGGGAATTCCTGAACCTCGCCGGGGCCTCGCTGCTGATCCCGATGCTCGACTCTCCGCTCCGGGCGGCGGCTCCCGCGCCCTGCTCCCCGGTCGGAATCGGCCGCTGCAAGAGCTACGAGCCGGCGGCCGTGCTCCGGGAGCTGGAAGCGCTGATGGATCGGATCGGCGGGCTCCGACAGGTGGTGGCCGGCAAGACGGTCGCCGTGAAGGTGAACCTCGTCGGAAACGTCCGCGAGGATACGCTCGGGAAGGCCGCCAATCGGACGTATCAGGTCCACCCCTCGGTCGTCCTGGCGACGGCCGCGCTGCTGGATCGGGCCGGGGCGAGGCGCATCCGGTTCCTGGAGAGCACCCACCAGAAGCAGGACTTCGAGCCGTATCTCCACGCCGCCGGCTGGGACCTGAACGCCATCACCGCGACAAAGACCCCCGTCGAGTTCGAGGACACCCGGAACCTCGGCAAGGGTAAGAAGTACCACGAGGTGAAGGTGCCGTGGGGGGGTTCGCTATTCCCGGCCTACCACGTCAACCACTCGTACGTGGACTGCGACGTCTATATCTCGCTGGCCAAGCTGAAAAACCACGCGACGGCCGGGGTCACGCTGGGGATGAAGAACAACTTCGGCGTCACGCCGATCGCCCTCTACGGCCAGAACGAGGCGGACGAGAACAGCACCAGCAGCCGCGCCATGTTCCACGACGGCAAGGGACGGCCGGCCGACGGGCTTCCCCAGGAAATCGCCCCCGACTCGCCCCGACGGCCGACCTTCCGCGTCCCTCGCCACACCGTCGACGCCGTCGGCATCCGGCCGATCGACCTGGTGATCCTCGACGGGATCGAGAGCTGCTCGGGCGGCGAAGGCCCGTGGGTCCCCGGCGGCCTCAAGGTTCAGGAACCCGGCCTGCTGATCGCCGGCCGCAACCCCGTCTGCACCGACTCCGTCGCTACGGCCGTGATGGGCTACGACCCGATGGCCGCGTCGGGCACGGGCCCCTTCCCCGGCGACAACCACCTGGCCCTCGCCGCCGCGCTGGGCCTGGGCTCGAACGATCCGAGACAGATCGAGGTCGTCGGCCTCTCTCTCCAGGAAGCCCGCCATCCCTATGGCTGGGAGCCGCGCGAGCGGAACGCCTGA
- a CDS encoding cupin domain-containing protein, whose translation MTRKKLILASAMMLGTVGLAAARHDESQEAVKPLTVVEIAEKLDDKEMNATAVEVTLEPGHAGVSHRHPGPAFGYVLEGEYEWAVDDHPARILKAGETFYEPGGCLHRVSRNPGKVKMRMLAWVLHPRDAASLVIPEHAE comes from the coding sequence ATGACTCGTAAAAAGCTGATACTGGCATCGGCCATGATGCTGGGGACGGTCGGTCTGGCTGCGGCCCGGCATGACGAGAGCCAGGAAGCGGTCAAGCCGCTGACGGTCGTAGAGATCGCCGAGAAGCTCGACGACAAGGAGATGAACGCGACGGCGGTCGAGGTGACGCTGGAGCCCGGTCATGCGGGCGTCTCGCACCGACATCCGGGACCGGCGTTCGGGTACGTCCTGGAAGGGGAGTACGAGTGGGCCGTCGACGACCATCCCGCCAGGATCCTCAAGGCGGGCGAGACGTTCTACGAGCCGGGCGGATGCCTGCATCGCGTGTCCAGGAATCCGGGCAAGGTCAAGATGCGCATGCTGGCGTGGGTCTTGCACCCGCGCGACGCGGCGAGTCTCGTCATCCCGGAGCACGCGGAGTAA
- the sigJ gene encoding RNA polymerase sigma factor SigJ: MTDDVIAMRPRMMSVAYRMLGSVADAEDAVQDAFVRYQTAGGVSSPEGFLIRTTTRLCIDRLRARRRREYIGPWVPEPVATGEADEASALSESLTQAFLLLLERLSPQERAAFLLRTVFDYEYAQISEVLGKPEATARQIVSRARRRLGLDSTRRFPASPVRAEGLAERFLQACRAGDVRAVEGMLAEDAEVHSDGGGRVSAARVVILGRERAARFLSGVFGKKRLNCEMLPTTVNGQPGVVFVFDGAVVQVASLRIEGGVRAVYMTSNPDKLARWSSAQVD; encoded by the coding sequence ATGACCGACGACGTGATCGCCATGCGGCCTCGAATGATGTCCGTCGCCTACCGGATGCTCGGCAGCGTGGCGGACGCCGAGGACGCCGTCCAGGACGCCTTCGTGCGGTATCAGACCGCCGGCGGCGTCTCCTCGCCGGAAGGATTTCTCATCCGCACCACCACCCGCCTTTGCATCGACCGGCTGCGGGCGCGGCGAAGGCGGGAGTACATCGGACCCTGGGTCCCCGAGCCGGTGGCGACGGGAGAGGCCGACGAGGCTTCCGCCCTGTCCGAATCACTCACCCAGGCATTCCTGCTGCTGCTGGAGCGGCTGTCGCCCCAGGAGAGGGCGGCGTTCCTGCTGCGGACGGTGTTCGACTACGAGTACGCCCAGATCAGCGAGGTGCTGGGCAAGCCCGAGGCGACCGCCCGCCAGATCGTCAGTCGCGCCCGGCGTCGGCTCGGCCTGGACTCGACACGCAGGTTCCCCGCGTCGCCGGTGCGCGCGGAGGGGCTGGCTGAGCGGTTCCTGCAAGCCTGCCGCGCGGGGGACGTGAGGGCCGTCGAGGGGATGCTCGCGGAAGACGCCGAGGTCCATTCCGACGGTGGTGGCCGAGTCTCGGCCGCCCGGGTCGTGATCCTCGGTCGGGAACGCGCCGCCCGGTTCCTCTCGGGCGTGTTCGGAAAGAAGCGGCTTAACTGCGAGATGCTTCCGACCACGGTCAACGGCCAGCCCGGCGTGGTGTTCGTGTTCGACGGCGCCGTCGTCCAGGTGGCGTCCCTGCGCATCGAGGGCGGGGTCAGAGCGGTGTACATGACCAGCAACCCGGACAAGCTGGCCCGCTGGTCTTCGGCCCAGGTCGACTAG
- a CDS encoding SDR family oxidoreductase: protein MKIVVIGGSGLIGKKLIPLLRERGHDAVSASPSSGVNALTGEGLGEAFAGAQVVVDVSNSPSFEDGAVLAFFETSGRNIMAAARAAGVGHHVALSVVGADRLPDSGYMRAKVAQEALIKASAIPYTIVRATQFFEFLGAIAGSDDGEIRLPTAPMQPLAADDVAAALAGVAAEPPHNGTVEVAGPESLSIADFVGRFLAAKGDGRKVVADPQARYFGAALDGRGLNPESSPIVGSTRFEDWIGRTP, encoded by the coding sequence ATGAAGATCGTCGTGATCGGCGGCAGCGGGCTCATCGGAAAGAAGCTGATTCCTCTTCTGCGGGAGCGCGGACACGACGCCGTGTCGGCGTCTCCTTCCTCGGGCGTCAACGCCCTGACGGGTGAGGGCCTGGGCGAGGCGTTCGCGGGCGCCCAGGTCGTCGTCGACGTTTCCAATTCTCCCTCGTTCGAGGACGGGGCGGTCCTGGCGTTCTTCGAGACCTCGGGGCGCAACATCATGGCCGCGGCACGGGCCGCCGGCGTGGGGCACCACGTCGCGTTGTCGGTCGTCGGGGCCGATCGGCTGCCGGACAGCGGTTACATGCGGGCGAAGGTCGCTCAGGAGGCCCTCATCAAGGCCTCCGCAATCCCGTACACGATCGTCCGGGCGACCCAGTTTTTCGAATTCCTCGGCGCGATCGCCGGGTCGGACGACGGCGAGATTCGGCTCCCGACCGCGCCCATGCAGCCGCTGGCGGCCGACGACGTGGCGGCCGCGCTCGCCGGCGTCGCCGCCGAGCCGCCGCACAACGGCACGGTGGAGGTGGCGGGGCCGGAATCGCTCTCCATCGCCGACTTCGTGGGACGCTTCCTCGCCGCGAAGGGGGATGGACGGAAGGTGGTCGCGGACCCGCAAGCCCGCTATTTCGGAGCCGCCCTGGACGGCCGCGGCCTGAACCCCGAGTCGAGCCCGATCGTCGGGTCGACGCGGTTCGAGGACTGGATCGGCAGGACCCCGTGA
- a CDS encoding ArnT family glycosyltransferase — translation MTPPNPSPKYILLFINSLLLRLACFTGLIGSDDLGYSRFAQHIADSSYAIEAHHYAIRFGLLLPVGLVYRLFGLAEWTTILLPLLASAGSVVVLALIASDLFGNRAGVVAGLLYATLPIQLRYATILVPETLAEFYVLLGVLAYVRARHGSRLLPGFVAGLCCGVGYLTKEPALFIGLVLVVDAASGRRWRTALGVCLGCASVLALEHAYYLAASGDLLFRPHAMALHEQSEMVLSVNRDLRYRLLKSYPRMLVLPNQDFGIHSIGCLALAACAPWFLGARRSMLLILWALIPGAYINFGSSNLSRFVALPVAPRYLEFIFPPVMILAGAVIDRALSAGRARTTFAYAATGLICTVGFLCGLSTAGRGYNTDDVAVLREIARKAAENRWETASIAESEEADRWARTLAILAPALQPAPEGRADVVIGPDATNSPFVSTLRRDLRNAEEATTPAAPPTLPDDRSREAGR, via the coding sequence GTGACGCCCCCGAATCCTTCGCCCAAATATATCCTTCTGTTTATTAACAGCCTCTTGCTTCGGCTCGCTTGCTTCACGGGGCTGATCGGCTCGGACGACCTGGGATATTCTCGCTTCGCCCAGCACATCGCCGATTCCAGTTACGCGATCGAGGCGCACCATTACGCGATCCGTTTTGGTCTGCTCCTTCCGGTCGGCCTGGTCTATCGCCTGTTCGGCCTCGCCGAGTGGACCACGATCTTGCTGCCGTTGCTCGCTTCGGCCGGGTCGGTGGTCGTGCTCGCGTTGATCGCGTCGGACCTGTTCGGAAACCGAGCGGGAGTCGTCGCGGGGCTTCTCTACGCCACACTTCCCATCCAGCTTCGTTACGCGACGATCCTCGTGCCGGAGACGTTGGCGGAGTTCTACGTCCTGCTCGGCGTGCTGGCCTATGTACGCGCGAGGCATGGGAGCCGGTTGCTGCCCGGGTTCGTCGCCGGCCTCTGCTGCGGCGTCGGCTATTTGACGAAGGAACCCGCGCTGTTCATCGGCCTCGTCCTCGTGGTCGACGCGGCGAGCGGACGTCGATGGCGGACCGCGCTGGGCGTGTGCCTCGGCTGCGCGTCGGTCCTGGCTCTGGAGCACGCGTACTACCTGGCGGCCTCCGGGGATCTCCTGTTTCGGCCCCATGCCATGGCCTTGCATGAGCAATCGGAGATGGTCCTGAGCGTCAACCGCGATCTCCGCTACCGGCTGCTCAAGTCCTATCCGCGCATGCTCGTCCTGCCGAATCAGGACTTCGGAATCCATTCGATCGGCTGCCTCGCCCTCGCCGCCTGCGCGCCGTGGTTCCTCGGGGCGAGACGTTCGATGCTGCTCATCCTTTGGGCCTTGATTCCCGGGGCGTACATCAATTTCGGCAGTTCCAATCTGAGCCGGTTCGTCGCCCTGCCCGTTGCGCCGCGTTACCTCGAGTTCATCTTCCCGCCGGTCATGATCCTGGCCGGGGCCGTGATCGACCGCGCCCTTTCCGCGGGGAGGGCGAGAACGACATTCGCCTATGCGGCGACAGGCTTGATCTGCACAGTCGGCTTCCTGTGCGGACTCTCGACCGCCGGGCGGGGGTATAACACGGATGACGTCGCCGTCCTCCGAGAGATCGCCAGGAAAGCGGCGGAGAATCGGTGGGAAACGGCCAGCATCGCGGAAAGTGAGGAGGCGGACAGGTGGGCTAGGACGCTCGCGATCCTGGCCCCTGCCCTCCAGCCCGCCCCAGAGGGTCGGGCCGACGTCGTCATCGGGCCGGACGCCACGAACTCTCCATTCGTGTCGACCCTCAGACGCGACCTTCGGAACGCCGAAGAGGCGACGACGCCCGCGGCGCCACCGACTCTTCCCGACGATCGGTCCCGCGAGGCCGGGCGCTGA
- a CDS encoding collagen-binding domain-containing protein — MEPDRHRRSLRGERRPGGVRVGGNLYVQNTFEAAANVGVATGPALVVGGGVITAQQNASTVKVNKGSAVIGGTVNGGATNPNQNNQSIVVSQAPGGTVTFDSGVSGVGAADYAELKADSAAFRAMASTGGAVVIPSPVGQDGLAAFTLTGANFDANGNAVFDIDGESLFENTKVQQISLYLNGHSLAKGESVVFNVSGVNFDFARSYNFTDGFVGSVANIIWNFYEATSINLNNSNFRGAMLAPDAILTNINTIDGSVFVKELGTRYGNGMRAEIHTPLYLGYVPPPSAVPEPSSLAMAGLAALGAAAWRLRRRSV, encoded by the coding sequence CTGGAACCTGATCGCCACCGGCGATCTCTACGCGGCGAACGACGCCCAGGGGGCGTCCGCGTCGGTGGAAATCTGTATGTGCAGAACACGTTCGAAGCTGCGGCCAATGTGGGCGTCGCGACCGGCCCCGCCCTGGTGGTCGGCGGCGGCGTCATCACCGCGCAGCAGAACGCCTCGACCGTGAAGGTGAACAAGGGGAGCGCCGTGATCGGCGGGACGGTCAACGGCGGCGCCACGAACCCCAACCAGAACAACCAGTCGATCGTCGTGTCCCAGGCGCCCGGCGGCACGGTCACGTTCGACTCCGGCGTGAGCGGCGTCGGCGCGGCGGACTACGCCGAGCTCAAGGCCGACTCGGCGGCCTTCCGGGCGATGGCGTCGACCGGCGGGGCGGTCGTGATCCCGTCGCCCGTCGGCCAGGACGGCCTGGCCGCGTTCACCCTGACCGGGGCGAACTTCGACGCGAACGGGAACGCCGTGTTCGACATCGACGGCGAGTCGCTCTTCGAGAACACGAAGGTGCAGCAAATCTCCCTCTATCTGAACGGGCACAGCCTGGCCAAGGGCGAATCGGTCGTCTTCAACGTCAGCGGCGTGAACTTCGATTTCGCCAGGTCCTACAATTTCACGGACGGGTTCGTCGGCTCGGTCGCGAACATCATCTGGAACTTCTACGAAGCGACGAGCATCAACCTGAACAACAGCAACTTTCGCGGCGCCATGCTCGCGCCCGACGCCATCCTGACGAACATCAACACGATCGACGGATCGGTCTTCGTCAAGGAGCTCGGCACCCGGTACGGAAACGGCATGCGGGCGGAAATCCACACCCCGCTCTACCTGGGCTACGTCCCCCCGCCGTCCGCGGTCCCCGAGCCGTCGAGCCTGGCGATGGCGGGCCTGGCCGCTCTCGGCGCCGCCGCCTGGCGACTCCGTCGACGGTCGGTTTGA
- a CDS encoding collagen-binding domain-containing protein, whose amino-acid sequence MTKQTKCGLVFFLTCLASTAMPARADLLTNWNLVTTGDLYASSNVQGAVRVGGNLYVQNSFEVAAKQGSPESSNPSLMVGGDVKTSGKNPETIKILKGDGLIGGAINGATDGKARIVSARDGASVKFDSSASQIKAADAKELLADSQAFQAMKGGEQSIFISTKQVDTARFQVLSVDSLGNAVFDVDGERLFENNKVRGFSLDLNGHKFGEGQSIVFNVGGVDLDFRNGLNFDGAFRGAVANIIWNFYEAREVDLNRNNFAGSLLAPNALLTNANSIDGSVFVNSFGTRHGDGMLAGVRVPMYAGYDPSTVPIATTPEPSSLAMAGLAILCGAVWRSRRRMSS is encoded by the coding sequence ATGACGAAGCAGACGAAGTGCGGGCTGGTTTTCTTCCTGACGTGCCTGGCCTCGACGGCCATGCCGGCGCGGGCGGACCTGCTGACCAACTGGAATCTGGTGACGACCGGCGATCTCTATGCAAGCTCCAACGTCCAGGGGGCCGTGCGCGTGGGGGGGAACCTCTACGTCCAGAACTCCTTCGAGGTCGCCGCGAAGCAAGGCTCGCCCGAATCGTCGAATCCCTCGCTGATGGTCGGCGGCGACGTCAAGACCAGCGGCAAGAACCCTGAAACCATCAAGATCCTCAAGGGGGACGGCCTCATCGGGGGCGCGATCAACGGGGCGACCGACGGCAAGGCCCGGATCGTGTCGGCCCGCGACGGCGCGAGCGTCAAGTTCGACTCCTCCGCATCCCAGATCAAGGCCGCCGACGCCAAGGAACTGCTCGCCGATTCCCAGGCTTTTCAGGCCATGAAGGGGGGCGAGCAGTCCATCTTCATCTCGACGAAGCAGGTCGACACCGCCCGATTCCAGGTTCTGTCGGTGGATTCCCTCGGGAACGCGGTCTTCGACGTCGACGGCGAGCGACTGTTCGAGAACAACAAGGTCCGCGGCTTCTCGCTCGACCTCAACGGCCACAAGTTCGGCGAAGGCCAGTCCATCGTCTTCAACGTCGGCGGCGTGGATCTGGACTTCCGCAACGGCCTGAACTTCGACGGCGCGTTCCGCGGCGCGGTCGCGAACATCATCTGGAATTTCTACGAAGCCAGGGAGGTCGACCTCAACAGGAACAACTTCGCCGGCAGCCTGCTCGCCCCGAACGCCCTGCTGACCAACGCCAATTCCATCGACGGGTCGGTCTTCGTCAATTCGTTCGGCACCCGCCACGGCGACGGAATGCTCGCCGGCGTCCGGGTCCCGATGTACGCGGGATACGATCCCTCGACCGTCCCGATCGCGACGACGCCCGAGCCGTCGAGCCTGGCGATGGCAGGGCTCGCCATCCTCTGCGGGGCCGTCTGGCGGTCTCGTCGCCGGATGTCGAGCTGA